A portion of the Callithrix jacchus isolate 240 chromosome 21, calJac240_pri, whole genome shotgun sequence genome contains these proteins:
- the LOC100895466 gene encoding uncharacterized protein LOC100895466, with the protein MGTANAFEEPSVRGGRGVSHVTVPPGPGSRGRCCSGCHGVFRARRRGHRVAFLVLATGSPVGGSPLLADLRVLSPLVSSNLQGSRPAWGPSVNALKLRSCCRKAGSPGAGHVPAARVVVVPSGDPSGKILAEAMSPLHGIQAQSQLAFHACPSGECLLDLRTAHHPPPPSPCIPKVDMQQSLCDSQLRPLLGVTWLSCGHLKLSFSQAEHLSFAAASACPEPSAQIVVLLTCACFRKLVEEHPSSSLVVADTLTAPERSDTGSLIGVEVFARQRGPALADPSWFCWRVRGRLFDSICQELQNNFSDLEEQVSDILHIHKYFKTVSVRCQPHLYSI; encoded by the exons ATGGGGACGGCAAACGCGTTTGAGGAGCCCTCAGTCCGAGGCGGAAGAGGGGTCAGCCACGTGACCGTGC CGCCGGGCCCAGGCTCCAGGGGGCGGTGCTGCAGCGGTTGCCATGGCGTCTTCCGAGCGCGCAGGCGTGGGCATAGGGTCGCTTTTTTGGTGCTTGCTACTGGCTCTCCGGTTGGCGGGTCACCTTTGCTTGCCGATCTTCGCGTCCTGAGTCCTTTGGTCTCCAGCAACTTGCAGGGCAGCCGTCCCGCATGGGGCCCTTCAGTGAATGCCCTAAAACTCCGGAGTTGCTGCAGGAAAGCAGGCTCGCCCGGAGCGGGGCACGTCCCTGCCGCCCGTGTCGTCGTGGTGCCTTCAGGGGACCCTTCTGGGAAGATCCTTGCAGAGGCCATGTCCCCTCTCCACGGCATCCAAGCCCAGTCCCAACTTGCTTTTCACGCCTGTCCCTCTGGGGAATGTCTACTGGACCTCAGGACAGCCCATCACCCGCCCCCTCCCTCCCCGTGCATCCCCAAGGTGGATATGCAGCAAAGCCTCTGTGACTCACAGTTGCGG CCACTGCTTGGCGTCACCTGGTTGTCCTGTGGGCACCTGAAGCTCAGCTTTTCCCAGGCTGAACACTTGTCTTTCGCTGCCGCATCTGCCTGCCCTGA GCCCTCTGCGCAGATAGTGGTACTCCTTACATGTGCTTGCTTCAGGAAACTGGTTGAAGAGCACCCTTCCTCCAGCCTTGT AGTTGCAGACACACTGACAGCTCCGGAACGATCTGACACAGGATCCTTAATAGGCGTGGAAGTGTTCGCCAGACAGAGAGGTCCTGCCCTTGCCGATCCCAGCTGGTTCTGTTGGAGAGTCCGTGGGCGTCTGTTTGACAGTATCTGCCAGGAGCTGCAGAATAACTTTTCTGATCTGGAAGAGCAAGTCTCAGATATTTTGCACATTCACaagtattttaaaacagtttctgTGAGATGCCAACCTCACCTTTATAGTATTTAG